Proteins encoded in a region of the Panicum hallii strain FIL2 chromosome 3, PHallii_v3.1, whole genome shotgun sequence genome:
- the LOC112885745 gene encoding uncharacterized protein LOC112885745 gives MEPDGAAATLRNINDAIEEVRRRSLRDRGWTIEEAIKDMRSGMWEWRRKASRRLQANAGLAEVDPWDLPRRFAMPKDQRTSSLRTYSGYWKEKEDEFIAIRKGGGEGSSSPSSSPCYDGVRRTLEFYEHNGTKTDWVMHEYYHLAGNKILQEDVVLRKVFNKKHTDRIHSCLESLDRVMKAYHEALGKHGNVIRKVFLSVEMSLRSSLLLIDHLGDFEEAESGCGEFPTASAAPDGESDDVWQHFTRINTKDPDVVYAACHRCDRVLRAHSKNGTSHLRRHRKTKTCKCNSNPSSTTEDQESLRELRANLDLYKQGKMEGRVVDSPDLNASVDPWDLPTPRYCTSSLSRKTHQGCWEEIKSNDKLIAIRIGQLPVPQYAGLKRTLEFHHDDGTKTDWIMLEYHQVDEYNTHDLLLEESMVFRKVIQIFKDAVKELERMWNGDDDGEEERYIGEREEEVKACMSTLLRDCLLGEAGQSDQSRVGKRKRTGAPEGGSEVWLYFTKIYTMDPDRVYAVCHSCDRGYKGHSKNGTSHLKRHNMTCSSKHRKV, from the exons ATGGAACCCGATGGCGCCGCTGCCACGCTTCGGAACATCAACGACGCGATAGAGGAGGTGCGCCGCAGAAGCCTCCGCGATAGGGGCTGGACCATCGAGGAGGCGATCAAGGACATGCGCAGTGGAATGTGGGAGTGGCGTCGCAAGGCCTCCCGCAGGCTGCAGGCCAACGCCGGCCTCGCCGAGGTTGACCCATGGGATCTCCCGCGGCGATTCGCCATGCCGAAGGATCAGAGGACCTCGAGCCTGCGGACATATTCTGGTTACTGGAAAGAGAAAGAAGATGAGTTCATCGCGATCCGCAAAGGGGGAGGAGAAGGCTCGTCCTCGCCCTCCAGCTCGCCGTGCTACGATGGGGTTAGGAGGACCCTGGAGTTTTACGAGCACAACGGCACCAAGACGGACTGGGTCATGCACGAGTACTACCACCTCGCTGGCAACAAGATTCTCCAG GAGGATGTGGTTCTTCGTAAGGTATTCAATAAAAAACACACAGATCGGATCCACTCTTGTTTGGAGAGTCTTGACAGGGTCATGAAAGCTTACCATGAAGCACTCGGCAAGCACG GTAACGTTATAAGGAAAGTGTTCTTGAGCGTTGAGATGTCGCTCCGGTCCTCTCTATTGTTGATCGACCACCTAGGAGATTTTGAAGAAGCAGAATCTGGGTGTGGGGAGTTCCCAACTGCGTCCGCTGCTCCAGATGGAGAATCAGATGATGTTTGGCAGCACTTCACCAGGATAAACACCAAAGATCCCGATGTGGTGTACGCAGCGTGCCACCGCTGTGACAGGGTGCTCAGGGCTCATTCCAAGAATGGCACTTCTCACCTCAGAAGGCACCGTAAGACTAAGACATGTAAATGCAACAGCAATCCATCATCCACCACTGAGGACCAGGAGAGCCTGCGTGAGCTCCGCGCAAACCTTGATCTCTACAAGCAGGGGAAGATGGAGGGAAGGGTTGTCGACTCTCCGGACCTCAACGCTAGTGTGGATCCGTGGGATCTTCCCACCCCACGCTACTGCACGAGCTCGCTGAGCCGGAAGACGCATCAGGGGTGCTGGGAGGAGATTAAGAGTAATGACAAGCTCATCGCCATCCGCATCGGTCAGTTGCCGGTGCCGCAGTACGCCGGGCTGAAGAGGACCCTGGAGTTCCACCATGATGACGGCACCAAGACGGACTGGATCATGCTCGAGTACCACCAGGTCGATGAGTACAACACCCACGACCTGCTTCTTGAG GAGAGCATGGTGTTTCGCAAGGTAATCCAAATTTTCAAAGATGCGGTCAAAGAGTTGGAAAGGATGTGGAATGGGGACGACGACGGAGAAGAAGAGCGCTACATCG GTGAGCGTGAAGAAGAGGTGAAGGCGTGCATGAGCACCTTGCTCCGTGACTGCTTGCTCGGTGAGGCTGGTCAAAGTGATCAATCACGGGTTGGAAAGCGCAAGAGAACTGGTGCTCCGGAGGGCGGATCAGAAGTTTGGCTGTACTTCACTAAGATTTACACCATGGATCCTGACAGGGTGTATGCAGTGTGCCACTCTTGTGACAGGGGTTACAAGGGTCACTCCAAGAATGGCACCTCTCACCTCAAAAGGCACAACATGACATGCTCAAGCAAGCACCGGAAAGTGTAG